Below is a genomic region from Helianthus annuus cultivar XRQ/B chromosome 2, HanXRQr2.0-SUNRISE, whole genome shotgun sequence.
CTGAAGGCTTTGGGGCTTTCCTTTCTGCTGTCTCTCAATCATAGGAGTTTAAGAGTGGTTTGGAAGAGGTGTATAGGGCCTACCGGGATGTTGGCTACCAGGCTGGGTTGAAGGATGGTTATGCTTATTCTGCTCAGGGTCTGGGTAGGAAGGAGACTCCGTTGTACAACTCCAAGGCTAAGAAGAAATTATCCAAGCTGGATGAGGAGTTTGGGAGCAAGACCCGGCCATTCTGAAGCAGATCCAGGAGCATCCCTTGATATCGATAGATGAATTAAAAGCCCTGTTTTCCTCTGCTGGTCCTTCCTCTCCATCGTCTTTGTCTGGGAGTGCCCCTAGTGATTTATAGACATTTGCTTTCTTCGATATGGTTGTAACCTGAATAATTATTTCCCCTAGGATACTTTAAACTTTTTGTGTTTGGAAAGGGGAACCTTTGTGTGGGGGTTCTCCTTGGTATCTAATCGTATGATCTATGACCTTGTGTGGTTGTCCTATCTCTTGCTTGTTTTTTGTTGTGTTGTTTGTTTTGCAGGGGCCTTTGCCTAGGAGTAAGCTGGTGTTCTCCTGAGGGCCTTCGGACCTACAGGAAGTTGTGCCTCGATCTTCTTGGTTGAACTTGTTGTGTTTAATCGCCTTGTATTTTATCTGTTTTTGGCCAAAGTTGTTAAGGCTTTTCGTTGTACATTTGTTTTTGTAAATGAATAAAGTATGATTTCTTTTTGTAGTTTTGTTTACAAAAATGCTCTATACTTGTGGTTTGTCTGATAAACCAGGATTGTCTGTTCGAGGCCAATCATAGGACAAGTTTATAACGTGAGATTATGTTTTTGGTTTGTTTTGTCTGCTTTCTTTGGGTTAGCTAGACCCTATTTGCCCCACGGCCGGGCTCTTGGCATGTTTGATATACCTTGTACACGTGTGTTTACTTATTAGTTAGGTTTTATAGTGTTTCTGGGCACGTCTGCCTAGATATAATACCTGCTATTTTGTCAAAAGAGGACATGCTAACTGTCCATTTTTCATTTACTTAGGGGATTTAACTTCCCAACATAAGTTGTTTACAAAAGATCTGTCCTTGGGGGTGAACCCCAGAATATCAGTTAAACATTACAAAAGTGGCTCCTTGGTCGTTTTTTCCGGGGAGTTACCCCTCACATGTGGTACTATCTGAGTTGAATGAGGTTCCATGTCCTGGGGACCTCCTTGCCTTGGAGCATTTCTAACTTGCAGCTCCCTTTGTCGTTTGCCCAGATGACTCGGTAAGGCCCCTCCCAATTGGGGCCTAGCTTTCCGGTGTGCTCCTATAGGCTGGCTTCGTTTGCTCTTAGCACCAAATCTCCTGGGACGAGGCTGAGCTTTTTCATTTTGGTGATGTAATAACTTTCCAGCTGCTTCTTGTATTTGGCCTCCCTGATTACTGCTAACTCTCTTCTTTCTTCCAAAAGGTTCAGGTTCATCCGGAGGTCCTGCTCGTTCTCCTCCTCCCTGAGCTTCATTCGGGCAGTTGGGGATCCTATTTCGGCCGGGATAACAGCTTCCGTCCTGTAAGTTAGGCTGAAAGGAGTTTCCCCGTTACAATCTTTAGGAGTGGTCCTATATGCCCATAACACAAATGGTAGTTCCTCCAGCCATCCTTTTTGCTTCCTCCCGAGTCTCCCTTTCATTCCCTTGATGACGATTTGATTAGCTCTTTCTACCAATCCATTGCTTTGAGCGTGGGTGATGGAGGTAAACACTTGCTGTATGTGCATCTGTTCACACCAGGGTCTGAAGGGCCTTCCCGCGAATTGGACGCCATTGTCACTCACCAGCTCCTTTGGGACCCCGTATCTACACATGATGTTGTCTAGCACGAATCGCTTCATTTGTTCCCCGGTTATTTTTGCTAAGGGTCTTGCTTCTATCCACTTAGTAAAATAATCGATGGCGACTACCACATATTTGACCCCTCCTGGACCCTCCGGGAATGGCCCTATTATGTCGATGGCCCACTTCTGAAAGGGCCAGGATGTTGAGATGGGTAACATTGGATGCTTGTGTTGGTGGGTCATAGGTGCATGTACCtgacagttgtcacacttctTGATCTCTTCGGAAGCTGTTTCGTACATTCGAGGCCAATAGAACCCCGCATTCATCGCCTTCGCTACTACCGTCCTTGGCCCCGAATGCATTCCACAAATTCCTTCATGCATTTCCTTGATCACGTATTCAGCCTCTTCCATATCAACGCATTTCAGGGACGAGCCCAGGTATGATCTTCGATACAGCTCCTCGTCAATCAATTCATACTGCAGGGCCCTGACCCTCGCCTTTCTAGCCGCCCACTCCCCCTCAGGCAGGGTTCCGTCTCTGAGGAACTttataattggtgtcatccatgttTCTTGTGCATTTTCAACTGTAACTACCTCTTCTTAACCGAGGGAGGGGGAGGTCAGGACTTCCACTTTGACTTCCCTTGCCAGGTGGTCGAATGCTACTGAGGCCAGCTTACTAAGGCCGTCGGACTTTCTGTTTCTTCCGCGGGGGATGTATTCTAGCTAGAAAGTCTTGAACACTTTGGCCATTTCCTTTACTTTCACCACATATTGGGCCATAGTGCTATCTTTGGCCTGGTACTCTCCTTGATATTGTTTGACTACTAGTTGTGAATCGGTGGTAGCCTCCACATGCCTTGCTTTCATTTTCCTTGCCAGCCTCATCCCTGCTAAAAGGGCTTCATACTCTGCGGTATTGTTGGTATTTTCGAAATCGAGTCTTATGGCGTATGTCAACTCAATCCCCTCAGGACTTATCAAGGTAATGCCTGCTCCACTTCCTTCTTCACTAGCTGCTCCATCTGTGAATAACTTCCATACGGCCTTATCTTCCTCCTCTCTCTCTTTTCTTTCCAAGGCTTCCCATTTTTGGAGTTCTTTTTCCTCGTCCTCCGGAACTTCTGCTAAGAAGTCGGCCAGTATTTGTCCTTTCATGGCTGTTCTGGGTTTGAATTCAAGGGAGTGCTCTCCCAGTTCTACGGCCCACTTAGCCAGTCGTCCGGACAGCTCCGGCCTTTTAAGCACCTTCTGGAGGGGCTGATCTGTCATTAAAGTGACCTTGTGTCCCTGGAAGTACCTCCTGATTCTTCGGGATGCAAAAACAAGGGCTAATGCTAACTTTTCCAGTGGCATGTAACGCTCCTCAGGGCCCTTAAGTGTTCTACTGATGAAGTATATTGGTATCTACTTTCCCTCCCATTCCACCATCATAACTGCACTTATGGTTGTCTTCGAGGCTGATAGATATAGGAGCAGATGTTCCCCGGGTACTGGGGTAGCCAGGGTCGGGAGTTGACAGATGTAATCCTTCATCTCTTGGAAagcagcttctgcttcagaagtCCATTTGAATCTATCTGTTTGAAGGCAATCCTTCAACACCTTCATAAAGGGGAGGCTCCTGTCGGCCACTTTTGATAAAAAACGGTTTAATGCAATTAGTCTTCCATTCAGCTGTTGGATATCTTTTAGGGACCTGGGGGATTTCATTTCGGCCACGGCCTGGGTTTTCTCCGGGTTAGCTTTGATTCCGCCTTTGGTGACCACTACCCCCAGGAATTTCCCTTCTTCTACCCCGAAACAGCACTTCCCGGGGTTCAATTTCATATTTACGTCTTGCATGGTTCGAATTGTCTCAGCTATGTCATCTATCATAGCCGCTTCGGTCAAACTCTTGATAACAATGTCATCTACATACACCTCCAGGTTTCGTCCCCGTTGTTCCCTGAAGAGGGCATTCATGAACCTCTGATATGTTGCACCCGCGTTTTTTAGcccgaagggcattttggtataacaaAATGTCCCCTCGTCTGTAATGAAGGCGGTCTTCTCCTCATCTTCCATTGACATTTGAATCTGATGGTACCCTTTATAAGCATCCAAAAAGCACTTCAGGGGGTACTGAGACAAAGAGTCCACTTGTACATCTATCTCCGGGAGGGGGTAGCAATCCTTGGGACATTCTTTGTTTAGATCTTGAAAGTCAAAACACATCCTCCACCCCCCATCTTTCTTTTGAACCATGACTGGGTTTGCGACCCAGGACGGGTACTTTACCTCCCTAACTATTCCAGCCTTGAGCAGTTTTCTGGTCTCTTCGCAGGCAGCTCTCCTTTTACTGGGACCCATGCTCCGTTTCTTTTGTTTAACTAGCTTTGCCCAGGTGTAAGTGTTGAGCCGGTGTTCAGTTAGGCTCCTGGGGATTCCTATCATGTCCCCGTGTTAAAACGCGAATACATCTATGTTGAGGAGGAGCAACTCTTTAAGGGCGCTTTTGCATTTATCACTCAAATGGCTTCCTACTTTGATCGTCTGCTCAGGGAACCTGTCACAAAGGACCCATTCTTCGATCCCCTCCTTTTGGGGTTTCCCGGGCGTCTCCTCCTCAGACACAGAAGAGATTACTTCATATGCGGATTTTACCCAAGCTAAGCCTTTTGGTGTCTGAAATACTAGGGCTCCGTGTGGGGTGGACGCTTGTGCTTGCAAATCCCCAATTCCGGACCTTCCTAAGATTGCGTTGTACTTGGAGGGTGCCTGGACCACTGTGAAAGTCAGGTTTATAGTTCGAACACGGTCCCCGACCCCAACTGTGAATGGGAGCCTGATCTTTCCCAAGGGGTGTGATACACTGTTGTTGAACCCTACCAAGGGGATAGAATCTTCTTCAAGCCGATCTCTTACATCTCTGTCGAATCTGAGGAAACAATGTTCATATATTACTTCGACCCCAGATCCCCCATCCACATGTATCCGGGGTACTTTGTGACCCGCTATTATGGCCGAGATGTTGAGGGGGAGTCGTTGCACTTCGTTTTCCTCCAGGTGTGGCATGAGGATGGGAGCTCTCATGCAGTCTGGGGAGCCCAGGATTCTGGCCTTTACACATCGGGTGGTATCGAATTCATTCCTCCTTCTAATCATGTCCACATCTGCCCTCCCAGGCTCCCTTGCATTTCTTCCCTTGCGATCCCCTCCTCCCTCCTTGATCTCCTTAACTAAATGAACCAATCTTCCCGTTTTCACTGCAGCCTCTATCTCTCTTTTCAGATACATGCAGTCATCAGTTTTATGGCCAAACCCTTTGTGGAAGTCACAATACTCGTTTGGTTGTGCCTTTGGTCCAGGTTTTATGGGTGGTGGCCTTGGAAAGGAGTCCTTCACCCTCTCAGTGGCCAGTATCTCGCTCGGGGTTTTGGTGAGAGGGGTGAAATTGTCAGAGTAAGGAAGAGGGCCTCTCCCCCGAGGTCTATATGGGGAGTATGAGGGTCTCGCTCTATCGTGTAACATTCTATCAAAAGCAGGCTTTTGGGAGTAAGGTGTACCTTTGTCAGGAGGTTTTGCAGTCGGAGTGACCCTTCGGGGTGTGACGTTTGTCTCCTCGGCTTTGCTGACTATGTCTTTTCCCCTGACGAAGGCTCTGACCCTGTCCCTGTCCATGAGGTTGTCAAATGAGTGGGGGAATTCTTCCCCCAGTTTCTCACATAGTTGTGCATGCTTTAGCCCGTTTATGAAACTGCTGATTTTCATGACCTCCGGGACATCCTTGATGTTCATGCTCTCCTTGACAAACCTCTCCATGTATTGGTCTATCCGCTCGTTGTCCCTCGGCCTTATGTGTAGGATCTCGTTTGGATTCTTGACCACTTTTCTCTGCTGGCCAAAGTTCCTGAGGAACTTCTTGCTTAGCTCCTCATAACTGTCGATTCCTCCTGGAGGGAGGCTGTCAAACCAGAGACGAGCTCCCTCCGTCAAAGTTTGTACAAACATGTGGCACCAAACCGGCATGGACCATCGCTCAAGTTGTCCCGCCCCCTGAAGGCATGGAGATGATCTTCAGGGTCTCTTGTCCCATCATAGCGGTCAAAGTTGGGGGGTAGCTTCGTTTTAGGGGGCATTGGTGCTTCTGCAATCCTCTGAGTGAACTTTGAGACTTCGGCCAAGTCCCGTGGCAGATAGGGCTGATCCAGGCCGTCATCATTTTGATTATCCTTTTCTTTCTCCTTTCCATTTGACCTCTTTCCCGTGATGAGCTCTTCCCTTTCCTCTGAGGACATCTGTCGAAGGGCTGTCATGAATGTTTCTAGTGGGTCACCACTACTGCCTTTGTTTTGAGGGTCTGCCCCTTCCTGATTGGAAGGTGTATCAAAGGAAAGTCTAGCCCTAAGGCTGTTAAGTTTTTCTTGTCTCTCCAAATCTTCAAGACACTTTATTAGTTTTTGTTGGACcatgttccgaccctaaacagtcagtataaggatgttcatcttcacgtatgaaggcggaatcaacacaaatgaagttacacagcttttctaGTTCAaatccttctcttttattgctttctaatATAGTTTTGACAGAGTTCCGGTAACAAAGCAACGATACAGGTCCGCTCCAACATTCACAAGTAAGTGAACAAGTTCGCTTGaatcacctatatatagtgtgGCATGGTTCGCTCCAAGAGAcatgacaaatgagcgaaccagccaacttgacacataagcggaccagttTAACGACACATGAGCGGACCAGCCTGATACCCTAAAAGCGGACCTATTTTATAATAACATGACTTTGACTTTCTAGATcatatgttgacctatcttgacttAAAAcataatgcagacgtagtcaacagacattccatgcatcaacagactcccccttggatgttgacgtagtcttcagctccagagtcttcagtcttggtcttttctccaactctttGTCTTCTCATCAAAAGCACTCTATCTTCACAAGCTTCAGAATCACTATCTGACTCTAACTTCCATCTTTCCTTTgattgttgatccagactccccctttcacagactccccctctcaatatgctagaatctgagaaatctggttcaagctttgacatttagcttccgttgggaataatgaagtccaaacctgttactcaaccaataacattacaattttatcttttcaataataaatcactaacacaatcagctttagaaatccactcaagtattcaggtccaagttaatgaccctgattacttaattaatctaccaagttcaacttaatgaccttggttgatcatttgacgagacaaactgattttgaaaacattttcacattttctaacaacaatgtaacaagcatcaacttaatgaacttgttttatcttttgaaaacatctcaatttctgacaaagtaagctctcctcattcttcagctcagaactttcctgcatctacttcaatcttcgagaatccaacaatcaactctctactttggtttgtcaaaaaataaagcaaaaataaaatctttttgaattttataatgtgttctaaactaagaaatgaaatacagaaaacttaaattgcggaaaataaagaaattgaactatatacaaacttatttttggcgagcgtgtcagggaatcatatcagcttttcagacaaattactagtaccattaagcttaattacatgctcagacttaaacaattcacctcgatttttgatatactgatccatcttaaattctcacacagatttcaaactattcaggatacgatttagatgacttatgaacttagctcaattcatgtgtcccacctcttgaatatactcccgtatccagaatcccaatattcagtcttacaggtgagtatactacaatgatatctgtatataaattaggtatgcgagggccgagggatctcaggtcgatacttccgtatgcgcagagagatatcagttttgacttttcagtatgtcccctttagaggatcttttagttacaacagcagcgactattaactttattgtttcatctgcatgctgagggtttatgctatgtttcaagcatttggtgaaagtattatccaaggactaggtcagaacttccattcaccagaagtcccggaataataccccagacatcattgagtataaaaacctagtatatcagaatacgagacctttcaaatgagatttcaggggttacctatatatccaagtagtgttccccacgaatttcacaagcttgaaattttaggtttatatcccgaataaatctactaactgtgcgaaaacctatcgacacatcattagtgagactgtttaactcatttagactttacaaatctttagcatactgtaattgtctagccgatgtactatcattttccctttatacacaagctctttttctgattttatattgtttttgtattttgaaaattttatcatgtttttgtatttttgcattttttttactgtttttgtattttctgaaaataaactatatacatctactccccctaaataccaaaacaagtaaaaaatcgacaaaccattgcagattgtttctcatcttcatccgcaacagtactctcatcaacgccaattatgccatccgacaccgaaagaagcttcataccattcagttttaacaaatatttaaaccgatttttatcaaaagctttggtatgtaaatcagctttctgttcgtcagtgtggattttctcaattcgtatcaactttttctcgaaacagtcgcgaataaagtgatgacgaatttctatatgtttagttttagcgtgatgtattggattcttagttatatttattgcggcctcattatcaacaaacagaggtgtgttaagaaactgcaaaccgtagtcgcgcatctgttgttgtatccacaggatctgagagcagcaactgctagcagaaacatactctgcttcacatgtagataactccacagacgtttgtttcttacactaccaggtaaccaatctaggtccaaagaactggcatcctgcagttgttgatttggtattgactttgcagcatccgaaatccgaatcggaatacccttcaagcgtaaagtcgccttttctaggataccacaaccccaatgtgggtgttcctttcaagtaacgtaatatcctcttaacaataatcatgtgcgaagctctcgggttagattgatatcttgctgcgaggcacgttgggtacatgatatcaggacgtgaagcagttagatacatcaaagaacctatcatggaacggtaaaacgtttcatcagccctgtctccggtgagatctgggtgaatcccatgatttgttgcaagtggggtagcagctggagtagaacttgacattccaaatttctctagaatatcatgcacgtacttcgtctggtgaatgaaaattccatcaggtagttgttcaacttgtagacccagaaagaatttcatctcccccattgaagacattttGAAAtattgcttcatcacctgttcgaaatctttgcataatttctcattcgttgacccaaaaaattatatcgtctacgtAAATCTGAACTagcagaagatgtccgtcgacctctttagtgaagagagtggcatccacttttccacgtatgaacttgttggctagtaggtgttgagacaaagtctcgtaccaagctctctgggcctggtgtaaaccatacagcgctttgtccaataggTAGACCTTGTTCTTATGGAttggtcagtaaagcccggcggctgaccgacataaacctcctatttgaccttcccataaagaaacgccgatttaacatccaactgataaactttgaagttcttccaagacgcaaatacTAGGAAAATtatgattgcctctagtcgtgctacaggagcatagacttctgtaaaatcaatcccttcctgttgactaaagccctgaacaacgagtcgagctttgttccttacaaccactcctctgtcgtctctcttacacttgaatacccatttcgtattaattttcctttgaccatccggtaaatccactaacttccacactcccaacttttcaaactgacttaactcttcttgcatcgcaatgacccaagagtcttcagtaagcgcctctttgtaagttctcggttcgatctgcgagataaaacaacttaatgaaaattcagtttgtaaaggtgctactgtagaataaaaacatgttaagccctggtctatttgacgtcttgtacgaacgcctgaatgcaattctcctatgatcaactcctctggatgataagaaagagttcgcggcatcacttcgcttggaacatctacatttccctccagattagtaacattctgatctgcatcttgttcaccaacttgatttgtttgacttgatatctggatctgctccccctcagaatctgaatcaccatggtcaaatactggcatgttatcagcttcttgatcatcattcactgccgtctgattaccaggagcaacgtcatcatcatgttcaccagcattactaggacctgcttcatcgtcatttgaagtttcccgaggtcttctagaatactccgctgggaaccttagctgcgactcatactctcgcaaaatatccagctcatcaaagaaatcttcatcttcctctgattcttctctca
It encodes:
- the LOC110888255 gene encoding uncharacterized protein LOC110888255; this encodes MERFVKESMNIKDVPEVMKISSFINGLKHAQLCEKLGEEFPHSFDNLMDRDRVRAFVRGKDIVSKAEETNVTPRRVTPTAKPPDKGTPYSQKPAFDRMLHDRARPSYSPYRPRGRGPLPYSDNFTPLTKTPSEILATERVKDSFPRPPPIKPGPKAQPNEYCDFHKGFGHKTDDCMYLKREIEAAVKTGRLVHLVKEIKEGGGDRKGRNAREPGRADVDMIRRRNEFDTTRCVKARILGSPDCMRAPILMPHLEENEVQRLPLNISAIIAGHKVPRIHVDGGSGVEVIYEHCFLRFDRDVRDRLEEDSIPLVGFNNSVSHPLGKIRLPFTVGVGDRVRTINLTFTVVQAPSKYNAILGRSGIGDLQAQASTPHGALVFQTPKGLAWVKSAYEVISSVSEEETPGKPQKEGIEEWVLCDRFPEQTIKVGSHLSDKCKSALKELLLLNIDVFAF